A stretch of Pempheris klunzingeri isolate RE-2024b chromosome 19, fPemKlu1.hap1, whole genome shotgun sequence DNA encodes these proteins:
- the LOC139219326 gene encoding protein CutA homolog isoform X1, with amino-acid sequence MTLAATNRMECLFQRCHKEAVFHSVLRPVLLMSCVLLVLSVSMYPGLWSIGVQLHSAFTGSYMPGHHSVLLVNSPNEQAAKDIGRAIMERRLAASINILSRTSTMYYWKGEIQDASETLMLVKTKTSRIQQVIDYVRSVHPYANPEVLSFLVEDGSLAYVKWMDEAIPDD; translated from the exons ATGACACTGGCGGCCACTAACAGGATGGAGTGTCTGTTCCAGCGATGCCACAAAGAGGCTGTTTTCCATTCAGTCTTACGGCCGGTGCTGCTCATGTCATGTGTG CTTTTGGTGCTGTCCGTGTCCATGTATCCTGGGCTGTGGTCCATCGGAGTCCAGCTTCATTCAGCCTTCACAGGGAGCTATATGCCAGGCCACCACTCTGTCCTTCTGGTCAACAGCCCCAACGAACAGGCAGCCAAGGACATTGGCAG GGCAATCATGGAGAGGCGCCTGGCAGCCAGCATTAACATTCTCTCAAGGACCTCAACAAT GTATTACTGGAAAGGTGAAATTCAGGACGCATCTGAAACCCTGATG ctggtgaaaacaaagaCCTCCAGGATCCAGCAAGTCATAGATTATGTGAG GTCTGTCCACCCCTATGCAAACCCAGAAGTCCTCAGCTTCCTGGTGGAGGACGGCAGTCTGGCTTACGTGAAGTGGATGGATGAAGCCATTCCAGACGACTGA
- the LOC139219326 gene encoding protein CutA homolog isoform X2 has product MTLAATNRMECLFQRCHKEAVFHSVLRPVLLMSCLLVLSVSMYPGLWSIGVQLHSAFTGSYMPGHHSVLLVNSPNEQAAKDIGRAIMERRLAASINILSRTSTMYYWKGEIQDASETLMLVKTKTSRIQQVIDYVRSVHPYANPEVLSFLVEDGSLAYVKWMDEAIPDD; this is encoded by the exons ATGACACTGGCGGCCACTAACAGGATGGAGTGTCTGTTCCAGCGATGCCACAAAGAGGCTGTTTTCCATTCAGTCTTACGGCCGGTGCTGCTCATGTCATGT CTTTTGGTGCTGTCCGTGTCCATGTATCCTGGGCTGTGGTCCATCGGAGTCCAGCTTCATTCAGCCTTCACAGGGAGCTATATGCCAGGCCACCACTCTGTCCTTCTGGTCAACAGCCCCAACGAACAGGCAGCCAAGGACATTGGCAG GGCAATCATGGAGAGGCGCCTGGCAGCCAGCATTAACATTCTCTCAAGGACCTCAACAAT GTATTACTGGAAAGGTGAAATTCAGGACGCATCTGAAACCCTGATG ctggtgaaaacaaagaCCTCCAGGATCCAGCAAGTCATAGATTATGTGAG GTCTGTCCACCCCTATGCAAACCCAGAAGTCCTCAGCTTCCTGGTGGAGGACGGCAGTCTGGCTTACGTGAAGTGGATGGATGAAGCCATTCCAGACGACTGA